From Microbacterium sp. LWH11-1.2, one genomic window encodes:
- a CDS encoding 5-dehydro-4-deoxyglucarate dehydratase — translation MDFRGILFFPVTPFDAGGAVDHDLLRAHVDAGVAAGAGGVFPACGTGEFHALSASEAASVTRTSVEAVQRRVPVIAGSGGPLGHALEVARAAADAGADGLLVLPPYLVGGTQQGLVSYVEQIAAASALPVIVYHRATAQFTVDGIRRLTQNPKVVGFKDGTGDIGTTQLIVRAIAESGRTDFALFNGLLTAELTQAAYRGIGVPLYSSAAFAMIPEVANAYYRAYVDGDEERRLRILDGFYRPLVALRDETPGFGVSLIKAGLRLSGVPVGSVRAPLVDPTPDQEARLGEILAAGRALL, via the coding sequence ATGGACTTCCGCGGCATCCTCTTCTTCCCGGTCACCCCCTTCGACGCCGGCGGTGCCGTCGACCACGATCTGCTCCGCGCGCACGTCGACGCGGGCGTCGCCGCCGGAGCGGGCGGGGTGTTCCCGGCATGCGGCACCGGAGAGTTCCACGCGCTGTCGGCGTCCGAGGCCGCGTCGGTCACGCGGACGTCCGTCGAGGCGGTGCAGCGACGGGTGCCGGTGATCGCCGGTTCCGGCGGCCCTCTGGGCCACGCGCTCGAGGTCGCTCGCGCGGCGGCGGATGCCGGCGCCGACGGACTGCTCGTGCTGCCGCCGTATCTCGTCGGGGGCACCCAGCAGGGCCTCGTCTCCTACGTCGAGCAGATCGCCGCGGCATCCGCGCTCCCCGTCATCGTCTACCACCGCGCCACGGCGCAGTTCACCGTGGACGGCATCCGCCGGCTCACGCAGAACCCGAAGGTCGTCGGGTTCAAGGACGGCACCGGAGACATCGGCACGACGCAGCTCATCGTGCGCGCGATCGCCGAATCCGGGCGCACGGACTTCGCCCTCTTCAACGGGCTGCTCACCGCCGAGCTCACGCAGGCCGCCTATCGGGGCATCGGCGTTCCGCTGTACTCCTCGGCCGCGTTCGCGATGATCCCCGAGGTCGCGAACGCCTACTACCGGGCCTACGTCGACGGCGACGAGGAGCGCAGACTCCGCATCCTCGACGGGTTCTACCGTCCGCTCGTCGCGCTGCGGGACGAGACTCCCGGTTTCGGAGTCTCCCTGATCAAGGCGGGTCTGCGTCTCTCCGGCGTTCCGGTCGGCTCGGTGCGGGCTCCGCTCGTCGACCCGACACCGGATCAGGAGGCGCGGCTCGGCGAGATCCTGGCGGCAGGACGCGCGCTCCTGTGA
- a CDS encoding mandelate racemase/muconate lactonizing enzyme family protein, protein MTTIERFETRLQRIPLTRPWGADVTSVGVIATHMVRSDGAEGWGFSWTPQIGASAVHSLLADDITAFALGRSAGPGEIWQSAWEHLHEAGGGGITTIALAGLDLALWDAAARADDVTVSARIGRRRDRVRAYGSGVNLHYSQDELLAQVQRWIDAGFPAVKIKVGGPDLAEDVDRVAGVRELLGPDRALMIDANQRWDLARATTAIEALSAFDPAWIEEPLRADDLAAHSELARRIDVPVAVGENIHTAHRFADFLRADAAQILQPNIVRVGGITPFLRIAELAAEHGVAVHPHLLPELSGQLAITLDGDPWAEDVEDAGFGALGALADPAPVRIADGYLTEAPHSGLGIRFAPVL, encoded by the coding sequence GTGACCACGATCGAGCGGTTCGAGACACGCCTTCAGCGCATCCCCCTGACCCGACCCTGGGGAGCCGACGTGACCTCGGTCGGGGTGATCGCCACGCACATGGTCCGCTCCGACGGCGCCGAGGGCTGGGGGTTCTCGTGGACCCCGCAGATCGGGGCCTCGGCCGTGCACTCTCTGCTCGCGGACGACATCACCGCGTTCGCCCTCGGACGCTCGGCGGGCCCCGGCGAAATCTGGCAGAGCGCCTGGGAGCATCTGCACGAAGCGGGCGGGGGCGGGATCACGACGATCGCGCTCGCCGGACTGGACCTCGCACTCTGGGATGCCGCCGCCCGCGCCGACGACGTGACGGTCTCCGCACGGATCGGCCGGCGGCGGGACCGGGTACGGGCGTACGGGTCAGGCGTGAACCTGCACTACTCGCAGGACGAGCTGCTCGCGCAGGTGCAGCGCTGGATCGATGCCGGCTTCCCGGCCGTGAAGATCAAGGTGGGAGGGCCCGATCTCGCCGAGGATGTGGACCGTGTGGCCGGTGTGCGCGAGCTGCTCGGCCCCGACCGCGCGCTGATGATCGATGCGAACCAGCGGTGGGATCTCGCGCGTGCGACGACGGCGATCGAGGCGCTGTCGGCCTTCGACCCCGCCTGGATCGAGGAACCGCTGCGGGCCGACGACCTCGCTGCGCACTCCGAACTGGCGCGCCGTATCGACGTTCCCGTCGCCGTCGGGGAGAACATCCACACCGCGCACCGCTTCGCCGACTTCCTCCGTGCGGACGCCGCGCAGATCCTTCAGCCGAACATCGTCCGCGTCGGCGGCATCACGCCTTTCCTGCGCATCGCGGAACTCGCCGCGGAGCACGGCGTCGCGGTGCACCCGCACCTGCTCCCCGAGCTCTCCGGGCAGCTCGCGATCACGCTGGACGGAGACCCCTGGGCGGAGGATGTGGAGGATGCCGGGTTCGGCGCGCTCGGTGCCCTGGCCGACCCCGCGCCCGTGCGGATCGCCGACGGCTACCTGACCGAGGCGCCGCATTCCGGGCTCGGCATCCGTTTCGCGCCGGTGCTCTGA
- a CDS encoding PucR family transcriptional regulator, giving the protein MPATLRALLNESRFDLRPVSGVDDALLAQAVLWAHNSDLPDPTPWLDSGGLLLTDGVQFDAPDPEPAHPYVQRLVDHGVLALGFATGIVHERIPSELTEAAAARGLPLLEVPRDTPFMGIIRFISDAVADDDRQMLERSLRAQRSVARAALRPDGLAEILRELERNLDCWVALFDASGARVKVPTLREIPSSMAPEIQDAVASMLARSRTAAVRLSVTGADEVTLQTLGQRGDLRGILAVGTGTGALDRARADLVDAVIALASIALEQSRTLDDARRRLRSGVLELLMAGITAVAQRTVAHLWGPLPDGPLRVGGIALPDDAEGGAQALRSALELLAVESRGAVFFAERGDRVVTVTPDDGRAGLLALLNRHGVAAGFSAAASWDRLTEAMAESERALARTTPHEPIAEFDDIAGAGLLGHLEHTQAHDIARRMLLPLESANDPADLRRTLEVWLEHNGAWDPAAKALGIHRHTLRARVDAAGALLALDLDTFAARAELWGALQLTQR; this is encoded by the coding sequence GTGCCCGCCACCCTCCGCGCCCTGCTGAACGAGTCGCGCTTCGACCTGCGTCCGGTCAGCGGCGTCGACGACGCCCTGCTCGCGCAGGCCGTTCTGTGGGCGCACAACTCGGACCTCCCCGATCCGACCCCCTGGCTCGACTCGGGGGGTCTCCTGCTGACCGACGGCGTGCAGTTCGACGCACCCGACCCCGAGCCGGCGCACCCCTATGTGCAGCGGCTCGTCGATCACGGCGTGCTCGCGCTGGGATTCGCCACCGGGATCGTGCACGAGCGCATCCCGAGCGAGCTGACCGAGGCCGCCGCGGCCCGGGGCCTCCCTCTGCTCGAGGTCCCGAGGGACACCCCGTTCATGGGGATCATCCGCTTCATCTCCGACGCGGTGGCCGACGACGACCGGCAGATGCTGGAGCGATCGCTGCGCGCGCAGCGCTCGGTCGCCCGCGCGGCCCTGCGGCCCGACGGACTCGCCGAGATCCTCCGCGAGCTCGAGCGCAACCTGGACTGCTGGGTGGCCCTCTTCGACGCCTCCGGCGCGCGCGTGAAGGTGCCGACGCTGCGGGAGATCCCGTCGTCGATGGCACCCGAGATCCAGGATGCCGTGGCGAGCATGCTCGCGCGCAGCCGCACGGCGGCCGTGCGGCTCAGCGTCACCGGAGCGGACGAGGTCACGCTGCAGACGCTCGGTCAGCGCGGAGATCTGCGCGGCATCCTGGCCGTCGGCACGGGCACAGGGGCTCTCGATCGGGCACGCGCCGACCTCGTCGATGCGGTGATCGCGCTCGCCAGCATCGCTCTCGAACAGAGCCGCACGCTCGACGACGCGCGGCGGCGCCTGCGCTCCGGCGTGCTCGAGCTGCTCATGGCCGGCATCACCGCGGTAGCGCAGCGCACCGTGGCGCACCTGTGGGGGCCGCTCCCCGACGGCCCTCTCCGGGTCGGCGGCATCGCCCTGCCGGACGACGCGGAGGGCGGCGCGCAGGCCCTGCGTTCCGCCCTGGAGCTGCTCGCCGTCGAGAGCCGTGGAGCGGTGTTCTTCGCGGAGCGCGGCGACCGTGTCGTGACGGTCACGCCCGACGACGGCAGAGCCGGATTGCTCGCGCTGCTGAATCGCCACGGCGTCGCCGCGGGTTTCTCGGCGGCCGCGAGCTGGGACCGGCTGACCGAGGCGATGGCCGAATCCGAGCGGGCGCTGGCCCGGACGACGCCGCACGAGCCGATCGCCGAGTTCGACGACATCGCCGGGGCCGGACTGCTCGGACACCTGGAGCACACGCAGGCGCACGACATCGCGAGACGGATGCTGCTGCCGCTCGAGAGCGCCAACGACCCGGCTGACCTGCGGCGCACCCTCGAGGTCTGGCTGGAGCACAACGGCGCGTGGGATCCCGCGGCCAAGGCGCTCGGCATCCATCGGCACACCCTGCGCGCCAGGGTCGATGCCGCCGGCGCGCTGCTCGCGCTCGACCTCGACACGTTCGCGGCGCGCGCCGAGCTCTGGGGCGCCCTGCAGCTCACGCAGCGCTGA
- a CDS encoding LacI family DNA-binding transcriptional regulator, with amino-acid sequence MPRSSRRTRITDVARLAGVSLSTVSRAMNDNPTVDPALVARVKAAAAELGYTANPVARSLVLGRTQTVAVVVPDLENPTFQAILRGLSHAAASDGYHVLIADSVEDLDSERALARTTRLRTDGLVLCSPRMPADELTDLLADVSPAVVINREELPDIPVIAADYGAALGEQIEHLRALGHTRLAYLAGSTRSASHHARREAIARARVDHPQIEVLEIPTGVDFESGRAAADAVVDSRATGVLAFNDLVAMGLLTALADRGILVPADISVVGFDDIPFAAHAHPPLTTSAVPAHELGARAWQAMHEQLEGHAAPGRQTLVPRMVVRASTAHVAH; translated from the coding sequence ATGCCACGGTCGAGCCGGAGGACTCGGATCACCGACGTCGCCCGGCTCGCGGGAGTCTCCCTGTCGACCGTGTCGCGGGCGATGAACGACAACCCCACGGTCGACCCCGCCCTGGTCGCGCGCGTCAAGGCCGCAGCCGCCGAGCTCGGGTACACCGCGAATCCCGTCGCGCGCAGCCTCGTGCTGGGGCGCACGCAGACGGTCGCCGTGGTCGTCCCCGACCTCGAGAATCCCACCTTCCAGGCGATCCTGCGCGGACTCAGCCATGCCGCGGCATCCGACGGCTATCACGTGCTGATCGCCGACTCGGTCGAGGATCTCGACAGCGAGCGCGCCCTCGCCCGGACCACACGGCTGCGCACCGACGGCCTGGTGCTGTGCTCGCCGCGGATGCCCGCGGACGAGCTGACCGACCTGCTCGCCGATGTCTCCCCCGCCGTCGTCATCAATCGCGAGGAGCTCCCCGACATCCCGGTGATCGCCGCCGACTACGGCGCGGCACTCGGCGAGCAGATCGAGCACCTGCGCGCGCTCGGTCACACGCGCCTCGCGTATCTCGCCGGCAGCACCCGCAGCGCGTCGCACCACGCGCGGCGAGAGGCCATCGCCCGCGCTCGGGTCGACCATCCGCAGATCGAGGTTCTCGAGATCCCGACCGGCGTCGACTTCGAGAGCGGTCGCGCGGCGGCGGATGCCGTCGTCGATTCGCGGGCGACGGGCGTTCTGGCCTTCAACGACCTGGTCGCGATGGGGCTGCTCACCGCGCTCGCCGATCGCGGCATCCTGGTCCCTGCCGACATCTCGGTCGTCGGCTTCGACGACATCCCCTTCGCCGCACACGCCCACCCTCCGCTGACCACGTCCGCCGTGCCGGCGCACGAACTCGGAGCGCGTGCGTGGCAGGCGATGCACGAGCAGCTCGAAGGGCATGCCGCCCCCGGCAGGCAGACGCTCGTGCCGCGGATGGTCGTCCGCGCGAGCACCGCTCACGTCGCGCACTGA
- a CDS encoding GyrI-like domain-containing protein — MIGTLNALIDLVDADASEEIDVVGFAREHGTTEYHLRRMFSALAGMPLSEYVRRRRMTLAGAELVAGAANILDVAVRHGYGSIEAFGRAFRAVHGIGPTDARRDGGPLRTQPTLRFRLSVEGRTPMDVTITQQPELVLAGHSAEVPLIHEGVNPHIQQHIAAIPPSEHARLKALGDAEPSGILAVTADVEPDAPEGSMLTYLHGVALQASTPVPDDLDAIRLEAGAWAVFASSGPFPETLQNLWAATATEWFPSNPWRLRPGPSIVRYLEFTGTTASCELWLPVEQG; from the coding sequence ATGATCGGCACGCTCAATGCCCTGATCGATCTCGTCGACGCCGATGCGAGCGAGGAGATCGACGTCGTCGGGTTCGCCCGCGAGCACGGCACGACCGAGTACCACCTGCGTCGGATGTTCTCGGCACTGGCGGGGATGCCGCTCTCGGAGTACGTGCGTCGGCGGCGGATGACGCTGGCCGGCGCCGAACTCGTGGCCGGCGCCGCGAACATCCTGGATGTGGCGGTGCGCCACGGCTACGGCTCGATCGAGGCGTTCGGCCGCGCGTTCCGCGCCGTGCACGGGATCGGCCCGACCGATGCGCGTCGAGACGGGGGTCCTCTCCGCACACAACCCACGCTCCGGTTCCGCCTGAGCGTCGAAGGGAGAACCCCGATGGATGTCACCATCACGCAGCAGCCCGAGCTCGTCCTCGCCGGTCATTCGGCCGAGGTCCCGCTCATCCACGAGGGCGTCAACCCTCACATCCAGCAGCACATCGCCGCCATCCCGCCGAGCGAGCACGCTCGCCTCAAGGCGCTCGGCGACGCCGAGCCGAGCGGCATCCTGGCGGTGACCGCCGATGTCGAGCCCGACGCGCCGGAGGGCAGCATGCTCACGTACCTGCACGGGGTCGCCCTGCAGGCGTCGACGCCGGTGCCCGACGACCTCGACGCCATCCGCCTCGAGGCGGGTGCGTGGGCGGTCTTCGCGTCGAGCGGCCCGTTCCCCGAGACGCTGCAGAACCTGTGGGCGGCGACGGCGACCGAGTGGTTCCCGTCGAACCCCTGGCGGCTGCGGCCCGGTCCGTCGATCGTCCGGTATCTGGAGTTCACCGGGACGACCGCGTCCTGCGAGCTCTGGCTGCCGGTCGAGCAGGGCTGA
- a CDS encoding CoA-acylating methylmalonate-semialdehyde dehydrogenase gives MTITDTSAASTTASSVPVIAHWIDGALRPSESGRTAPVFNPATGAVQAHVALADQAEIDEAIASAEAGFRVWSGFSIAKRQSVLFAFREILNARKQELAELITSEHGKVVSDAMGEILRGQEVVELATGFPHLIKGAFSENASSGIDVYSLKQPLGVVGVISPFNFPVMVPLWFVPIAIAAGNAVVLKPSEKDPSAALWLARVWQEAGLPDGVFTVLQGDKLAVDGLLTSPVVQSISFVGSTPIAQYIYETASKHGKRVQALGGAKNHMLVLPDADLDLVADNAVNAGYGAAGERCMAISVVLAVEPVADDLIAKITDRIAALKIGNGAGVDGVEPDMGPLITDVHRDKVSSYVDIAEADGARIVVDGRGFTVDGHEDGFFFGPTLIDGLPTTSRAYTEEIFGPVLSVVRVASYDEGLALINSGEFGNGTAIFTNDGGAARRFQNEVQVGMIGINVPIPVPVAYHSFGGWKKSLFGDAKAYGVHGFDFFTREKAVTARWIDPATRNDSAHTGINLGFPQNN, from the coding sequence ATGACCATCACTGACACGTCCGCCGCCTCGACGACGGCATCCTCCGTTCCTGTGATCGCGCATTGGATCGATGGCGCGCTGCGGCCGTCGGAGTCGGGGCGGACCGCTCCGGTCTTCAACCCGGCGACCGGTGCGGTGCAGGCGCATGTGGCGCTGGCGGATCAGGCCGAGATCGATGAGGCGATCGCGTCGGCGGAGGCGGGATTCCGGGTGTGGTCGGGGTTCTCGATCGCGAAGCGGCAGTCGGTGCTGTTCGCGTTCCGGGAGATCCTGAACGCCCGCAAGCAGGAGCTGGCGGAGCTGATCACTTCCGAGCACGGGAAGGTCGTGTCGGATGCGATGGGGGAGATCCTGCGTGGGCAGGAGGTCGTGGAGCTCGCGACGGGATTCCCGCACCTGATCAAGGGCGCGTTCAGTGAGAACGCGTCGTCGGGCATCGACGTGTACTCCCTCAAGCAGCCCTTGGGCGTGGTGGGGGTGATCTCGCCGTTCAACTTCCCGGTGATGGTGCCGCTGTGGTTCGTGCCGATCGCGATCGCGGCCGGCAACGCGGTGGTGTTGAAGCCGTCCGAGAAGGACCCGTCCGCCGCCCTGTGGCTCGCACGGGTCTGGCAGGAGGCCGGGCTTCCCGATGGCGTCTTCACGGTGCTGCAGGGGGACAAGCTCGCGGTCGACGGGCTGCTCACCTCTCCCGTCGTGCAGTCGATCAGCTTCGTGGGGTCGACGCCGATCGCGCAGTACATCTACGAGACCGCGTCGAAGCACGGCAAGCGGGTGCAGGCCCTCGGTGGGGCGAAGAACCACATGCTCGTGCTGCCGGATGCCGACCTCGACCTGGTGGCCGACAACGCCGTGAACGCCGGCTACGGCGCGGCGGGCGAGCGCTGCATGGCGATCAGCGTGGTCCTGGCCGTGGAGCCGGTCGCGGATGATCTGATCGCGAAGATCACGGACCGCATCGCGGCTCTGAAGATCGGGAACGGCGCCGGCGTCGACGGCGTCGAGCCCGACATGGGCCCGCTGATCACCGACGTGCACCGCGACAAGGTCTCCTCCTACGTCGACATCGCCGAGGCCGACGGGGCGAGGATCGTCGTCGACGGCCGCGGGTTCACGGTCGACGGTCACGAGGACGGCTTCTTCTTCGGCCCGACGCTGATCGACGGCCTCCCCACGACGTCGCGCGCGTACACGGAGGAGATCTTCGGGCCGGTGCTCTCCGTCGTCCGGGTCGCCTCGTACGACGAGGGCCTCGCCCTGATCAACTCGGGCGAGTTCGGCAACGGGACGGCGATCTTCACGAACGACGGGGGCGCGGCCCGCCGGTTCCAGAACGAGGTGCAGGTCGGGATGATCGGCATCAACGTCCCGATCCCCGTCCCGGTCGCGTACCACTCGTTCGGCGGCTGGAAGAAGTCGCTGTTCGGTGACGCGAAGGCCTACGGTGTGCACGGCTTCGACTTCTTCACCCGCGAGAAGGCCGTCACCGCCCGGTGGATCGACCCCGCCACCCGCAACGACTCCGCCCACACCGGCATCAACCTCGGCTTCCCCCAGAACAACTGA
- a CDS encoding aspartate aminotransferase family protein, whose amino-acid sequence MTTSTPSASTLTNAEVSNADRSRVFHSWSAQGSLAPMAIAGGSGTTVWDADGNQFLDFSSQLVNVNIGHQHPKVVAAIQAQAEVLTTVAPAHANAVRAEAARLIVDIAPEGFEKVFFTNGGADANENAIRMARLFTGRDKVLSAYRSYHGNTGAAVVATGDWRRIPNEYSRGHVHFFGPYLYRSEFWATTPEEESARALHHLERVVQAEGPDSIAAILLETVPGTAGILTPPPGYLEGVREIADRYGILLILDEVMAGFGRTGEWLALDAFGVRPDLITFAKGVNSGYVPIGGVIIPGEIAHHFDERVFPGGLTYSGHPLAAASVVATIEAMREEGVVDNAKRIGAEVIGPRLEQLAEKHDVIGEVRGSGVFWAVELVEDRETRAPLPAASIGALKSDLLARGLLPFFADNRLHVVPPCVITAEDATRGLDIVDEALAAFSR is encoded by the coding sequence ATGACGACCAGCACCCCCTCCGCCTCGACCCTCACCAACGCCGAGGTGTCGAACGCCGACCGCTCGCGGGTGTTCCACTCGTGGTCGGCCCAGGGTTCGCTCGCGCCGATGGCGATCGCCGGTGGCTCGGGCACCACGGTGTGGGATGCCGACGGCAATCAGTTCCTCGACTTCTCGAGCCAGCTCGTCAACGTGAACATCGGGCACCAGCATCCGAAGGTCGTCGCGGCCATCCAGGCGCAGGCGGAGGTGCTGACGACCGTCGCTCCCGCACACGCCAACGCCGTGCGCGCCGAGGCCGCGCGGCTGATCGTCGACATCGCTCCCGAGGGATTCGAGAAGGTGTTCTTCACCAACGGCGGTGCCGACGCGAACGAGAACGCGATCCGGATGGCCCGCCTGTTCACCGGGCGCGACAAGGTGCTCTCGGCCTACCGCTCGTACCACGGCAACACGGGAGCCGCCGTCGTCGCGACCGGCGACTGGCGCCGCATCCCCAACGAGTACTCCCGCGGGCACGTGCACTTCTTCGGGCCGTACCTGTACCGCTCGGAGTTCTGGGCGACGACGCCCGAGGAGGAGTCCGCCCGCGCGCTGCACCACCTCGAGCGCGTCGTGCAGGCCGAGGGCCCCGACAGCATCGCCGCGATCCTGCTCGAGACCGTGCCCGGGACGGCCGGCATCCTCACTCCGCCGCCCGGCTACCTCGAAGGCGTGCGCGAGATCGCCGACCGCTACGGCATCCTGCTGATCCTCGACGAGGTCATGGCGGGCTTCGGCCGCACCGGCGAGTGGCTCGCGCTCGACGCCTTCGGCGTGCGCCCCGACCTCATCACCTTCGCGAAGGGCGTCAACTCCGGCTACGTGCCGATCGGCGGCGTCATCATCCCCGGTGAGATCGCACACCACTTCGATGAGCGCGTCTTCCCCGGAGGGCTCACCTACTCCGGCCACCCGCTCGCGGCCGCCAGCGTCGTCGCGACGATCGAGGCCATGCGCGAGGAAGGCGTCGTCGACAACGCGAAGCGCATCGGCGCCGAGGTCATCGGACCGCGCCTCGAGCAGCTCGCGGAGAAGCACGACGTCATCGGCGAGGTCCGCGGCAGCGGCGTCTTCTGGGCCGTCGAGCTCGTCGAGGACCGGGAGACGCGGGCCCCGCTGCCGGCGGCCTCGATCGGTGCGCTCAAGAGCGATCTGCTCGCGCGCGGTCTGCTGCCGTTCTTCGCCGACAACCGCCTCCACGTCGTTCCGCCGTGCGTGATCACCGCGGAGGATGCGACACGGGGCCTCGACATCGTCGACGAAGCGCTCGCCGCCTTCTCGCGCTAA
- a CDS encoding NAD(P)-dependent oxidoreductase: MRIVVTGGSGRLGRSLVSDLAGAGHELVSLDRTPTSSLDRDGVEQVAVDLVDAGATVDVLAAARADAVIHLAAIAVPFSAPEDEILRTNAALAMSVLGGAVTAGVPRIVAASSPTVIGYGAPAGWAPERLPLDEESPTLPWNAYGLSKLVIEHTIGMLRRQTGDSTRFAAFRPCYVIAPEEWAGAPTQQGHTVRERLDDPALAAPALFNYVDARDVATFADTLVRGLDDIPNGEVFFVGADDALARQPLRELIPRFHPGAAPAAEALDGTASAFSSAKAHRLLGWWPTRTWRSELAPSTSLPTKGL, encoded by the coding sequence ATGAGGATCGTCGTCACCGGCGGCTCCGGACGACTCGGGCGTTCCCTCGTCTCCGATCTCGCGGGTGCCGGGCACGAGCTGGTCTCGCTCGATCGCACCCCGACGTCGTCGCTCGACCGCGACGGCGTGGAGCAGGTCGCCGTCGATCTCGTCGACGCCGGCGCCACGGTCGATGTCCTCGCCGCCGCTCGCGCCGATGCCGTGATCCACCTCGCCGCGATCGCGGTGCCGTTCAGCGCACCGGAGGACGAGATCCTGCGCACCAACGCCGCCCTGGCCATGTCGGTGCTGGGTGGCGCCGTGACGGCCGGTGTCCCGCGGATCGTGGCGGCGTCCAGCCCGACGGTGATCGGCTACGGCGCGCCGGCCGGGTGGGCGCCCGAACGGCTCCCGCTCGACGAGGAATCGCCGACCCTGCCCTGGAACGCCTACGGCCTCTCGAAGCTGGTGATCGAGCACACGATCGGGATGCTGCGGCGTCAGACCGGCGACAGCACCCGGTTCGCGGCGTTCCGCCCCTGCTACGTCATCGCGCCAGAGGAATGGGCCGGTGCTCCGACCCAGCAGGGGCACACGGTGCGGGAGCGGCTCGATGACCCGGCGCTCGCCGCACCCGCCCTGTTCAACTACGTCGACGCGCGCGACGTCGCGACCTTCGCCGACACGCTGGTGCGAGGACTCGACGACATCCCGAACGGCGAGGTCTTCTTCGTCGGGGCCGACGACGCTCTCGCCCGCCAGCCGCTCCGCGAGCTGATCCCCCGGTTCCACCCCGGAGCCGCGCCGGCCGCTGAAGCCCTCGACGGCACGGCATCCGCCTTCAGCTCGGCGAAGGCCCACCGGCTGCTGGGCTGGTGGCCGACGCGCACGTGGCGCAGCGAGCTCGCCCCCTCGACATCCCTCCCCACGAAAGGTCTCTGA